ACCTAAAGCATGATGCATCTAATGAAGATGTATATGCAGTAGCAAGTAGCTTAATAGGGTTACAATCTAAGACAGCCTTAGAAGTGGCAAAGCTAAATGAATCTGAATTAATAAACGAATAGGAGGGAGATTTAAATGAAAAAATTAGAAATGAAGTTCAGAAATGAACTAGGTCGCATCGCTACCCTTAGTGTAGATTATGTTCGTGATGATGTAACTAGGGAAGAAGTAGAAACGGTAATGCAATCTATCATTGATAAGAATGTATTTCAAACTGAAAATGGAAAATTAAAAGAAATTGATTCTGCTGATATAGTAAGTACAGATGTAGTAGAGTTAATCTAGGATAGGGTAGCCGAAAGGCTACCTTATTTTAGTGTGTAAAACTATGTGATACAATGAAAATGGAATAATATGGATGAAGATGAGGTGAGATTATGGGGAGTTTAGGTAAAACATTATTTTGTACGTATTATATGTTACTTGGCGCCTTAACTATGATATATGGAATATTAATATGTTTAGACAAATTAAGAATGGAAAGACAATTGATCATAAGAATTATATGTACTACATCTCCAATGATGTATGGAATAGCATTAGGATTGGAACTAGCTATAGAAAACGGAAATTATATCCTTTTGTGTGGGGCTATAGGAATATTGGTGTTATTTATATCAATAGTAAAAAAATCATTTGAACGAAGTTATGGAGTATATAACTTAGAAAAAAAAGAAGTTTTTTTATGTGTAGAAAAAGTATTAGAAAATATGAACTTAGAGTATAAAGTGGATGGTGGAGATATAAATATAAATAACTTATGCCATATGGAAATATTTAAGGAGCATCCTTATATTGCTTTAAAAGGTAAGGATATTAAAGATGAAAATCTTTTCGAAAGTATAATACATAAAATTAAAAATGAAGTTTGTAAGTATGAATTACCTAAAAAAGTTTTTTACAAAGGTGGATATACCTATATAGCTATAGGTCTTACAATAACAGTTGGATTTTATTTCATGTTATTCTTTGTTTTATAAAACTAGATTAAAATGAAAATCAGAGCGGAAACAAATGAAAAGATTCAAATGAATTAGGTAGCATAACTCTACTTAGTAAAGATAATGTGAGAAATCAAGTGACTAAGGAAGAAGTAGAAGGAGCAAAGAAATATTTCATTCATAAGAATGTATTTAAAACAGAAAACGAAAAGTTAAAAGAAATTGATTCTGCTCATGTAGGAGAATTAATCTAGGATAGGGTAGCCGAAAGGCTACCTTATTTTATTTAAGAAAAATTATGAAGAGAAGATGGCAAATTTGCCATCTTATTTTTTTGCAAAAAACCATCAGTCAAAAAATATAAAAATTATTTATCTATATAGGTGATAGATAAATAAAGTGTGGTTAATCAATTCCACTATAAAAAAATATTGACGTGTTGAAAGCTGGAGGGTGAACTCATTGGACAATACCCATGTTTAGATGAGGTGACTAAAGGAATCACGATAAAATAACTTACCGTACCAACGGTTTAGTCGCAGGTTAGAGCTGCATGGGCCTGTATGTGTTTTTAGGGGAAACAATACAGGCATTTCCCAGATA
This is a stretch of genomic DNA from Anaeromicrobium sediminis. It encodes these proteins:
- a CDS encoding DUF1659 domain-containing protein; this translates as LKHDASNEDVYAVASSLIGLQSKTALEVAKLNESELINE
- a CDS encoding DUF2922 domain-containing protein — encoded protein: MKKLEMKFRNELGRIATLSVDYVRDDVTREEVETVMQSIIDKNVFQTENGKLKEIDSADIVSTDVVELI